In Oryza brachyantha chromosome 1, ObraRS2, whole genome shotgun sequence, the following are encoded in one genomic region:
- the LOC102711470 gene encoding monothiol glutaredoxin-S4, mitochondrial gives MARLMSTALVRGLVRSRHAPSVAAVSQPAIQHFRNYSSGLDGDSSASGDSSSTRVAADPDTHQDFQPTSKSSNMSFDDIVAQDIKENPVLIYMKGYPDAPRCGFSALAVKVLKLYDVPISARDILGDLKLKESVKAHTNWPTFPQIFIKGEFVGGSDIILDMHQKGQLKDVLGDIAQKREQNESS, from the exons ATGGCGAGGTTGATGTCGACCGCCCTCGTGAGAGGGCTCGTGAGATCGCGCCACGCGCCGAGCGTAGCT GCTGTGTCACAACCAGCTATCCAGCATTTTAGGAACTACTCATCAGGACTTGATGGTGATTCTAGTGCAAGTGGGGACTCAAGTTCAACACGAGTAGCTGCTGATCCTGATACCCATCAGGATTTCCAGCCTACAAGCAAAAGTTCCAACATGTCTTTTGATGACATTGTTGCTCAG GATATCAAGGAGAACCCTGTCTTGATCTACATGAAGGGTTATCCTGATGCTCCTAGGTGCGGGTTCAGTGCGTTGGCAGTTAAAGTCCTCAAGCTATATG ATGTCCCTATCAGTGCTAGAGATATTTTGGGAGACCTCAAGCTCAAAGAGAGTGTCAAAGCCCACAC CAACTGGCCTACATTTCCACAAATATTTATCAAAGGAGAGTTTGTTGGGGGATCTGATATCATATTAGATATGCATCAG AAAGGTCAGCTTAAGGATGTGCTTGGCGATATTGCACAAAAGCGTGAACAAAATGAATCATCATGA
- the LOC102709612 gene encoding acyl-protein thioesterase 2 isoform X1 — translation MWCAQRGGGGGGALAPAHRCRLCVVGVSRAWPRGVAAAAAAIVRGMSFGGSSSVASGGGKRLEYGRTHVVRPKGAHKATIVWLHGLGDNGASWSQLLETLPLPNIKWICPTAPTRPVAVFGGFPSTAWFDVADLSEDAPDDVEGLDASAAHVANLLSTEPADIKLGVGGFSMGAATALYSATCYAHGKYGNGNPYPVNLSVSVGLSGWLPCARSLKNKIESSQEAAQKASSVPLLLCHGKADDVVLYKHGEKSAEALKSTGFSNVVFKSYNRLGHYTVPEEMDEVCKWLTANLAISSSSST, via the exons ATGTGGTGCGCGCAgagaggcggtggtggtggtggtgccctAGCTCCTGCGCATCGCTGCCGTCTCTG CGTCGTGGGGGTGAGCAGAGCGTGGCCgcgaggggtggcggcggccgcggcggcgattgTTCGCGGGATGAGCTTCGGCGGCAGCAGCTCCGTCGCGTCCGGTG GTGGGAAGAGGCTCGAGTACGGGCGGACGCATGTCGTGAGGCCCAAGGGCGCGCACAAGGCCACCATCGTCTGGCTCCACGGCCTCGGGGACAACGGAGCCAG CTGGTCTCAACTATTGGAAACCCTTCCCCTTCCCAAT ATAAAATGGATTTGCCCCACCGCGCCTACAAGGCCGGTGGCAGTGTTTGGTGGGTTCCCATCAACTGCAT GGTTTGATGTTGCTGATCTTTCAGAAGACGCTCCTGATGATGTAGAGGGATTGGATGCCTCGGCTGCACATGTTGCAAACCTATTATCGACTGAGCCAGCTGACA TCAAACTTGGGGTTGGTGGTTTTAGCATGGGAGCTGCCACTGCCCTTTACTCTGCAACCTGCTATGCGCATGGAAAATATGGAAATGGTAATCCATATCCTGTGAACTTAAGTGTGTCTGTTGGTCTTAGTGGCTGGCTTCCCTGTGCCAG GTCCTTGAAAAACAAGATTGAAAGCTCACAGGAGGCTGCACAAAAGGCTTCATCTGTACCTCTTCTGCTTTGTCATGGAAAAG CTGATGATGTAGTTCTCTACAAGCATGGGGAGAAATCTGCTGAGGCACTGAAGTCAACTGGATTTTCAAATGTGGTGTTCAAGTCATACAACAG ACTTGGACACTACACTGTGCCAGAGGAGATGGACGAAGTCTGCAAATGGCTCACCGCAAACTTGGCGATCAGCAGCTCGTCGTCGACTTGA
- the LOC102709612 gene encoding acyl-protein thioesterase 2 isoform X2, producing the protein MSFGGSSSVASGGGKRLEYGRTHVVRPKGAHKATIVWLHGLGDNGASWSQLLETLPLPNIKWICPTAPTRPVAVFGGFPSTAWFDVADLSEDAPDDVEGLDASAAHVANLLSTEPADIKLGVGGFSMGAATALYSATCYAHGKYGNGNPYPVNLSVSVGLSGWLPCARSLKNKIESSQEAAQKASSVPLLLCHGKADDVVLYKHGEKSAEALKSTGFSNVVFKSYNRLGHYTVPEEMDEVCKWLTANLAISSSSST; encoded by the exons ATGAGCTTCGGCGGCAGCAGCTCCGTCGCGTCCGGTG GTGGGAAGAGGCTCGAGTACGGGCGGACGCATGTCGTGAGGCCCAAGGGCGCGCACAAGGCCACCATCGTCTGGCTCCACGGCCTCGGGGACAACGGAGCCAG CTGGTCTCAACTATTGGAAACCCTTCCCCTTCCCAAT ATAAAATGGATTTGCCCCACCGCGCCTACAAGGCCGGTGGCAGTGTTTGGTGGGTTCCCATCAACTGCAT GGTTTGATGTTGCTGATCTTTCAGAAGACGCTCCTGATGATGTAGAGGGATTGGATGCCTCGGCTGCACATGTTGCAAACCTATTATCGACTGAGCCAGCTGACA TCAAACTTGGGGTTGGTGGTTTTAGCATGGGAGCTGCCACTGCCCTTTACTCTGCAACCTGCTATGCGCATGGAAAATATGGAAATGGTAATCCATATCCTGTGAACTTAAGTGTGTCTGTTGGTCTTAGTGGCTGGCTTCCCTGTGCCAG GTCCTTGAAAAACAAGATTGAAAGCTCACAGGAGGCTGCACAAAAGGCTTCATCTGTACCTCTTCTGCTTTGTCATGGAAAAG CTGATGATGTAGTTCTCTACAAGCATGGGGAGAAATCTGCTGAGGCACTGAAGTCAACTGGATTTTCAAATGTGGTGTTCAAGTCATACAACAG ACTTGGACACTACACTGTGCCAGAGGAGATGGACGAAGTCTGCAAATGGCTCACCGCAAACTTGGCGATCAGCAGCTCGTCGTCGACTTGA
- the LOC121056725 gene encoding uncharacterized protein LOC121056725 yields MAVASGMAFPVRPAAAARPCGAVASASAAGGARFRADGGGSGGKWWAPLLGWSGQPDYIDAQPVAAAEEGRPHAAAQQQQRGGGGRRFGVLTEEKARQLRARMMETESFHDCMYHSAIASRLASAAPGDDGDH; encoded by the coding sequence ATGGCGGTGGCGTCGGGGATGGCTTTCCCGgtgaggccggcggcggcggcgaggccgtgcggtgcggtggcgtccgcgtcggccgccggcggggcgAGGTTCCGCGCCGACGGGGGTGGGAGCGGTGGGAAGTGGTGGGCGCCGCTGCTGGGGTGGTCGGGCCAGCCCGACTACATCGACGCgcagccggtggcggcggcggaggaggggcggccgcacgcggcggcgcagcagcagcagcggggAGGGGGCGGGAGGAGGTTCGGCGTGCTGACGGAGGAGAAGGCGCGGCAGCTGCGGGCGCGGATGATGGAGACGGAGAGCTTCCACGACTGCATGTACCACTCCGCCATCGCCTcccgcctcgcctccgccgcccccggcgacgacggcgaccactag
- the LOC102709890 gene encoding uncharacterized protein LOC102709890: MPIFPTEAAPSQRRRDKGPSQSVPLFRPFKFADSSHLKPSPAMRVLPLNADSSHRKPSPAIRMFPREMEAEIPGHGRSKRPTSTLSFDADSTREGSCQYPAWVILNRLGGRRDSLHGDGTTSAVSYTSGGEKVSVSFELAEPPRTSLVTLDWPRGPDPSEGSTSYPEVVAAHGSLVLLQIISTDKGIIDYFVYDARASEKPSLTRLPICYWQGTSNRGKLRPRIMSNEAMGILSCSKDFFIVAELEKPNQPFAANIYFLCSGSDDWRVFKDVPIPHEHDHSFPGLLLWSTDAMLSYRHRYLIWVDYFSGMIVAKFAHPGDIDILNPQEPVLSYVPLPVEPFQGQPYEVDRGEVCPEASRSLCYTHDGIKFIDVNLHGSGSGFSITLWSWCGDQTWRQEATLDAAQLWNLDSENRLPNGQPEFPVVDMDNPYIICFLLTEGHHIVSDPDATTYMIKVHMKKKILVDFTTYSNKGSPSYHKSYMTSRMMSEGLSFISSEMPYYLSRQTKKRRS; the protein is encoded by the exons ATGCCGATCTTCCCCACCGAGGCAGCGCCCAGCCAGAGGCGCCGGGACAAGGGGCCGTCTCAGTCCGTCCCCCTGTTCCGGCCGTTCAAGTTCGCCGACTCATCCCATCTCAAACCATCGCCGGCCATGCGGGTCTTGCCCTTGAACGCCGACTCATCCCATCGCAAACCATCGCCGGCCATACGGATGTTTCCCAGGGAGATGGAGGCGGAGATTCCCGGCCACGGGCGGTCGAAGAGACCGACTTCAACTTTGTCGTTCGACGCCGACTCTACCCGGGAGGGATCCTGCCAGTATCCGGCCTGGGTGATTCTAAACCGGCTCGGTGGCCGGAGGGATTCGCTCCACGGCGATGGCACCACCTCGGCGGTCTCCTACACCTCCGGCGGCGAGAAGGTCTCCGTCTCGTTCGAGCTCGCGGAACCGCCGCGCACCTCGCTCGTCACCCTCGACTGGCCACGAGGGCCCGACCCCTCGGAGGGGAGCACATCCTACCCGGAGGTCGTCGCGGCGCACGGGAGCCTCGTGCTGCTTCAGATCATATCCACCGACAAGGGTATCATCGACTACTTCGTCTACGATGCCAGGGCCAGCGAGAAACCCTCCTTGACGCGGTTGCCCATCTGCTACTGGCAGGGGACTTCGAAcagagggaagcttcggccaCGCATCATGAGCAACGAAGCCATGGGTATTCTGTCCTGCAGCAAGGATTTCTTCATTGTAGCTGAGCTTGAGAAGCCGAATCAGCCTTTTGCAGCTAACATCTACTTCTTGTGCTCTGGGTCCGATGACTGGAGAGTCTTCAAGGATGTGCCAATCCCCCATGAGCATGATCATAGCTTCCCTGGCCTGTTGCTGTGGTCAACTGATGCAATGTTATCCTACCGCCATCGCTACCTGATCTGGGTTGATTATTTCAGTGGGATGATTGTTGCTAAATTTGCGCATCCAGGAGATATCGACATCCTTAACCCACAGGAGCCTGTTCTATCGTATGTGCCGCTTCCGGTCGAACCATTTCAAGGGCAACCCTACGAAGTCGACCGTGGGGAAGTATGCCCTGAAGCTTCCCGTAGTCTGTGTTACACCCACGATGGCATCAAGTTCATCGATGTTAACCTGCATGGCAGTGGCAGTGGCTTCAGCATCACCCTGTGGTCGTGGTGCGGGGATCAGACGTGGAGACAAGAAGCGACACTGGATGCTGCCCAACTTTGGAATCTCGATTCTGAAAACCGCCTTCCAAATGGCCAACCAGAATTCCCCGTTGTCGACATGGATAACCCTTACATCATTTGCTTCTTGTTGACTGAGGGCCACCACATTGTTTCTGACCCTGATGCCACAACATATATGATTAAGGTACACATGAAGAAGAAGATTCTAGTAGATTTCACAACTTATTCCAACAAAGGAAGCCCGTCCTATCACAAGTCCTACATGACTTCCAGAATGATGTCTGAGGGGTTGTCCTTCATCTCCAGTGAAATGCCGTATTACCTGTCTAGACAAACCAAGAAAAG GAGGAGCTAA